GTCGTGAAGCCGCTGGAGACGCTCGCCGGCGCGGCGCGCCAGCTCGAGGCGGGCAACCGCGCCGTCCGGGTGGACGTGCCGCCGCATGACGACGAACTCCGGGACATGGCGCTCGCCTTCAACGCGATGGCGACCGCCAACGAAACCGCCCTGGAGAAACTCGAGGAGCAGAATCGCGCCCTCGAGGAGGTCGGGCGCCTCAAGGACGAGTTCCTCTCGACGGTCTCGCACGAGCTGCGCACGCCGCTGACCAGCATCCGCGGGGCGGTAGGCGTCATCGGCGATGGCGTCGCCGGCCCGGTGACCGACAAGCAGCGCAAGTTCCTCGACATCGCCCGCAACAACACCGATCGCCTCACCCGCCTGATCAACGACCTGCTCGATCTCTCCAAGATGGAAGCGGGCAAGATGACGTTCCAGATGGCCCACGTCAGCATGGCGAGCCTGCTCAAGGAGGCCGGCACGACCTTCGCAGTGGCCGCCCACGACAAGGGCCTGGCGCTCGACGTGGACCTGCCCGACCCGACTCTGATGGTGTCGGCCGATCGCGACAAGATCATGCAGGTGCTCTCCAACCTGCTCTCGAACGCGGTGAAATTCACCGATCGAGGCGGCGTGTTGCTGTGGGCGCGAGCGCAAGGCGAGCGGGTGCTGGTCGGCGTCACCGACACGGGCCCCGGCATCCCGGATGGCGAGCGCGAGGCCATCTTCTCGAAGTTCCACCAGGTCGATTCGTCCTCGACGCGCAAGAAGGGAGGCACCGGCCTGGGCCTGCCCATCTGCAAGCACATCGTCGAAGCCCACGGCGGCGAGATCCGCGTGGAGCGGGGCGGGCCGGCTCTGGACGGCGATGGCCCCGGCACCACCTTCGCCTTCACCCTGCCCGCCGCGGTGGCGGCCCCCGTGGCCGAGATCCCGCCCATGAGCGAGGGCGCCGGCGACGGACCGCGGGTGCTGGTGATCGACGACGATCCGGATGTCCGGCTCATCCTCAGGACCAACCTGGAGAGCGCGGGCTACGTCGTCTTCGAGGCCGGCAGCGGCGAGCAGGGCCTGCGCCTGGCCCGGGGCCTCAAGCCCGATCTGGCCACGGTCGATCTGATGCTGCCCGATCTCGACGGCTTCGGCGTGATCGAAAAGCTGCAGAGCGATCCGGCCACGGCGCAGATCCCGGTAGTCGTGGTCTCGGCCCTGGAGCGCGACGCGGAGGCGGCGCGGTTTCAGCTCGCCGACTATTTCGTCAAGCCGGTCCAGCCCCGCGACATCATGGTGCGCATCGACCAGTTGCTGGCCCACAGCAACGGTCCGCGCTCGGTCCTGGTGGTCGACGACGAACCCGACGTGCGCACGACGGTCTCCGAGGCGCTCGCCAATGCCGGGTGGACCACGCGCATGGCCGCGAGCGGGCCGATCGCCCTCGAGATGGCGGCGACCGAGCGGCCGGATCTGATCCTGCTGGACCTGCACATGCCCGGCATGGACGGCTTCGAGGTCATCACGCGCCTTCGTGCCCAGGAGGCGACGCGCGAGGTGCCCGTCATGATCTTCACGGCCATCGGCGGCCAGGAAGCCAAGGCCAGGGCCCTCAAGCTGGGTGCGACGGGCTATCTGACCAAGGAGCTGAACCACCGGGCGCTGGTGAAGCACCTGGATACCTTCCTGGCGCGACGCTGAGGCCCGGGAGCGCGGCGCCGGCCTCCGTGCCGGCGTCGAAAAGGAAGATTTCAACGGCTCCGATCAGCCTGCACACAGGATCTTAACCTCCACCGGGTATTGAGAACCTTGTCGGTGGTATCCGAACGTCGTCCCGTCCGGTGCAATTGAAACGGTGGCCTGCGGGCCTGGCCGTGCCGGACCGGGAGGAGGCCCCGGGGGCGGGTCCTCCACACCATCGGCGGTATTCCAGCCCCGGCGCCGAGGCGCCGGGGCTGCATCTCATCTGCTACCATGGTTGCCGTATGTCCTTGAGAGACTGGTTCGCAGAGCGCAAGCGCGCCCGTGAGTTGGTGGACCCCGAGCGCATCCGCCGCGACATGCCCGACGGGCTGTGGACGAAGTGCTCCCGGTGCGAGCAGGCGATCTACAACAAGGATCTCGAGGCCAACCTGCTCGTCTGCCCCAAGTGCGACCACCACTTCCGCGTGCCGGCCAGGGCCCGCATCGAGCAGTTGACCGACGAGGGGAGCTTCGAGGAGCGCTTCCAGGAGATCCGCAGCGCCGATCCGCTGGGTTTCACCGACACCAAGCCGTACGCCGCCCGCATCAAGGAGAGCTACGCCCGCCTGGGCGCCGGTGACGGCGTGATCACCGGGCAAGCCCGGATCGACGGCCACCCGGTCCAGCTCGCGGTGATGGACTTCGCCTTCATGGGCGGTTCGATGGGCTCGGTCGTGGGCGAGAAGATCACCCGGTCCATCGAGGCGGCCATGGAGGCCCACCGGCCGCTGCTGGTCGTGACCGCTTCGGGCGGGGCCCGCATGCAGGAAGGGACGCTGTCGCTGATGCAGATGGCCAAGACGGCGGCGGCGCTAGGCCGCTTCCACGACAACGGCAACCTGTACATCAGCGTGCTGGCCGACCCCACCACCGGCGGCGTGTCGGCGTCCTTCGCCATGCTGGCCGACCTGATCATCGCCGAACCAGGCGCCACCATCGGCTTCGCCGGCCGGCGCGTCATCGAGCAGACCATCCGCCAGAAGACGCCGCCCGAGTTCCAGACCGCCGAGTGGCTCGCCAGGCACGGCAACCTGGACATGATCGTCCCGCGCCACAAGCTCCGAAATTCGCTGGGGCACCTCCTCAAACTCCACTCCCGCTCACCCGTGCGCGAGCAGGCACGGTAGACATGCGCCAGCACAACCACCGGCACCGCCTGGTCTTCGATTTCGAGAAGCCGATCGTGGAGATCGAGGATGAGATCGAGCAGTTCAAGGAGTTGGCCAGGACCAGCACGGTTGACCTGTCAGACGAGATCTCCCGGCTCACCGAGCGGGTTCGCATCGCCCGGGAGACCATCTACCGCCAGCTCCGCCCGGTGCAACGCGTGCAGATAGCCCGCCATCCGTCGCGCCCCACGGCCCTGGATTACATCCAGAACATCTGCGAGGACTTCATCGAACTCCACGGCGACCGCCAGGGTCATGACGACCTGGCGATCGTCGGCGGCCTCGCGACCTTCCGCGGGCGCACCGTGGTGGTGGTGGCGCACCAGAAAGGGCGCGACACCAAGGACAACATCCTGCGCAACTTCGGCATGGCGCATCCCGAGGGCTACCGCAAGGCCTTGCGGCTCTTCAAGTACGCCGCGAAGTTCGGTTTCCCGATCCTGACGCTGCTCGACACGCCTGGCGCTTACCCGGGCATCGAGGCCGAGGAGCGCGGCCAGTCGGCCGCCATCGCGCTCAACTTGCTGGAGATGAGCCGCCTGCCGGTTCCCATCGTCGCGACGGTGATCGGCGAGGGCTCGTCGGGCGGGGCGCTTGGCATCGGCGTGGCCGACCGCGTGCTCATCCTCGAGCACGCCTACTACAGCGTCATCTCGCCCGAGGGCTGCGCGGCGATCCTCTGGAAGGACGGGTCAAAGGCCAAGCTGGCCGCCGAGAACCTCAAGATGACCGCTGAGGATCTGCTGCAACTGGGCATCGTGGACGAGATAGTCCCCGAGCCGCTCGGCGGCGCCCACCAGGATCCGCTGCTGGCCGCCCGTTCGCTCGGGGAGTCCCTGGGCCGCAACCTGGACGATCTGCTGCGCATCTCGACCTACAAGCTGCTGGAAGACCGGGTGGCCAAGTACCGCGCCATGGGCCGGTACGCCGAAGTGTTCTAGACAGCCTCGCGTCGACCGAGATTCAAGACAGATCCGTTGTCCGAGCTTCACCAGGAACAACCGGCCGGCGAAGCCCTGTGAAGACTCCCCGCCGGCCGGTTAACTCGTGTTACCCCTCGCTTCCGCCGTTGCTACTCGACCGTGATCTCCGAGTAGTAGGTGTTCCCCAGGGCGGGGACGTACCCCTGGAGCTGGATCACCAGCGGGCCGGGCCCCTCGCCGGCAAGGGCGTGGGTCGCCCCCGAGAGCCACTGGTTTACCACCGTGACCCCGTATTGGGTCGGGTTGGCGGTGGTCCCGAAGTGGAAGACGTAGCGGATCTGGCCGTTGTAGACCTCCAGGAAGAACCGGAGG
Above is a genomic segment from Candidatus Tanganyikabacteria bacterium containing:
- a CDS encoding response regulator → MKLRLSVGTQVTFWVFLAPAAMLGVFWLNAPIWAQATCAFYFGALGALILTRRVVKPLETLAGAARQLEAGNRAVRVDVPPHDDELRDMALAFNAMATANETALEKLEEQNRALEEVGRLKDEFLSTVSHELRTPLTSIRGAVGVIGDGVAGPVTDKQRKFLDIARNNTDRLTRLINDLLDLSKMEAGKMTFQMAHVSMASLLKEAGTTFAVAAHDKGLALDVDLPDPTLMVSADRDKIMQVLSNLLSNAVKFTDRGGVLLWARAQGERVLVGVTDTGPGIPDGEREAIFSKFHQVDSSSTRKKGGTGLGLPICKHIVEAHGGEIRVERGGPALDGDGPGTTFAFTLPAAVAAPVAEIPPMSEGAGDGPRVLVIDDDPDVRLILRTNLESAGYVVFEAGSGEQGLRLARGLKPDLATVDLMLPDLDGFGVIEKLQSDPATAQIPVVVVSALERDAEAARFQLADYFVKPVQPRDIMVRIDQLLAHSNGPRSVLVVDDEPDVRTTVSEALANAGWTTRMAASGPIALEMAATERPDLILLDLHMPGMDGFEVITRLRAQEATREVPVMIFTAIGGQEAKARALKLGATGYLTKELNHRALVKHLDTFLARR
- a CDS encoding acetyl-CoA carboxylase carboxyltransferase subunit beta, encoding MSLRDWFAERKRARELVDPERIRRDMPDGLWTKCSRCEQAIYNKDLEANLLVCPKCDHHFRVPARARIEQLTDEGSFEERFQEIRSADPLGFTDTKPYAARIKESYARLGAGDGVITGQARIDGHPVQLAVMDFAFMGGSMGSVVGEKITRSIEAAMEAHRPLLVVTASGGARMQEGTLSLMQMAKTAAALGRFHDNGNLYISVLADPTTGGVSASFAMLADLIIAEPGATIGFAGRRVIEQTIRQKTPPEFQTAEWLARHGNLDMIVPRHKLRNSLGHLLKLHSRSPVREQAR
- a CDS encoding acetyl-CoA carboxylase carboxyltransferase subunit alpha, with protein sequence MRQHNHRHRLVFDFEKPIVEIEDEIEQFKELARTSTVDLSDEISRLTERVRIARETIYRQLRPVQRVQIARHPSRPTALDYIQNICEDFIELHGDRQGHDDLAIVGGLATFRGRTVVVVAHQKGRDTKDNILRNFGMAHPEGYRKALRLFKYAAKFGFPILTLLDTPGAYPGIEAEERGQSAAIALNLLEMSRLPVPIVATVIGEGSSGGALGIGVADRVLILEHAYYSVISPEGCAAILWKDGSKAKLAAENLKMTAEDLLQLGIVDEIVPEPLGGAHQDPLLAARSLGESLGRNLDDLLRISTYKLLEDRVAKYRAMGRYAEVF